A genomic window from Rhodothermales bacterium includes:
- a CDS encoding DUF4242 domain-containing protein, with translation MPRYIIERNIEGLQAPSVEALYGDGRKSVEIGRELGIMWIRTYMSEAEGKMYCEYEAASPELLLEHARRMGIPADKISEVKLEINPAMFV, from the coding sequence ATGCCACGGTATATCATTGAACGTAATATCGAGGGGCTCCAGGCTCCTTCCGTAGAGGCGCTTTACGGGGATGGGAGAAAATCCGTTGAAATCGGGCGCGAACTGGGCATCATGTGGATTCGGACCTACATGTCGGAAGCGGAAGGGAAGATGTATTGTGAATACGAGGCAGCCAGCCCCGAATTGCTGCTCGAACACGCCCGTCGTATGGGCATTCCGGCCGACAAGATCTCGGAAGTGAAGCTCGAAATCAACCCGGCCATGTTCGTTTGA
- a CDS encoding tetratricopeptide repeat protein: protein MADQDDRAYGLFAKALTWPEGERAERLDAVCGDDDGLKERVWALIAGVGRPGVFDGLIAQMEQQTTPSSKMDVPARIIDKYEIRDALGSGGMGVVYRAFDTRLRREVALKFLREDLTADPDAKARLLVEAQAVASLEHPNICTIYEVGETAEGLLYLAMPCYEGETLRAKLERGPLPLADAVGYVGQVAVGLQRAHAAGIVHRDVKPANILVTTDRIVKILDFGVARRAESQLTSVGAQLGTLAYMSPEQLRGERVDHRADIWALGVVLFELLTGQRPFQGEYHYALMYAQLNEDPMSLRTLRPEVSPAYETLINRSLSKTADGRWPDLAAFLVALEAASAPPAAKASEPAAVPRPLLSKEGERRQASLLLMVLGGYARLAEELPPSELEQKHQSLLREVEQIVGAHAGLTYRFSGEELIILFGLPEVHEDDGLRAVRAATALHAVMGDLAPQSVITSGMVVARTTSDGSVPFELTGPLLSRAQRMVARLEEGGILVDGETFRLVRSRYHLAPLGAISVGRGEPVPVYRVEDERRSTQPLPADLRLTAFAGRQREMDTMVRCFDRVRGGEGQFVTLSGEAGLGKSRLLFEFRESIGQEHVALLIGRCQSQASRTPYFPFIDVLRMAAGVDAIKPTDIDAVRVVDAVRHIGDVLEPYLPVLLRLMGLEHPDFRIPAAMEGEQLHRAVMESLTAFLTTLAGHRPLVVVLEDWHWADEASRNALALVVDLLSSHRILVLLTYRPTFVPDWGQPECHVPIRLRPLEALEIEAMMASMLDVTEVPRDIVNTLMERTEGNPFFLEELLNSLQELRVLSVADGRLLTAGAIDQITIPATVQAVLRTRIDRLSTEARTLLLAASVVGRTFTLPLLQRVLPEQGGLDALLDGIRQTGLVQQTKVLPEIEYRFKHALVQDVAYDTLLAHQRKRLHGAVGEAIEVLYPERANEQPFMLALHFAEAERWELAVRYAKLTSEKAWQLVQYTEALAINQSLLSWLDRAPTTAETWRLRLDVLFANETIFEGLHFMDERRACLEAIESIIQAEKDPLLECEWLCRKGDFLIETINYEEARIVLDRAVALAEAEHANPLLGRALRSVGWLYLRQEDFPAALQISQRVLELSEHTFTPEETIGALFNLISITTRMGDFEGARAYLDTALSRSTWKSAWQHAALLQAKAKYEYAMGEVEAAIASYKESFVDWEAMYADGKNMSPKGTFFRFSLNHQGLAEILRREGRTTEVEQLYLTAINLQRKSSLRRPGELAELLLVTGNFYMHNGRFRESAELLEEAYSIFERLQIRDLLLSVCTSLAILYERIENYPGAMVHWERVDELSVQLGDRRKRFLALEGKARLARAQGRDAEIVRDLYNTALDYASLDGFEEERGQLLNTMGILDWEQARFESALGFFQEAYHLYDQKADAVHAGLMLNSVASTQLKLGKNDEALETLIEALRLHEQTGERTLKAHALAMLGDAHRTQGAFDKALEAYGRSLEVRWALEDRAGEGWMLERIAQIHTLRGEHEQARKSAQKALDIATETGERTLQVACINLLNQLALLNN, encoded by the coding sequence ATGGCGGATCAGGATGATCGCGCATATGGTCTGTTCGCGAAGGCGCTCACCTGGCCCGAGGGTGAACGCGCCGAACGTTTGGACGCGGTTTGTGGGGATGATGATGGGTTAAAAGAACGCGTTTGGGCGCTAATCGCCGGCGTGGGCCGGCCTGGCGTTTTTGATGGGCTGATCGCACAAATGGAACAGCAGACGACGCCCTCCTCAAAAATGGATGTGCCGGCCCGGATCATCGATAAATACGAGATCCGGGATGCGCTGGGCAGCGGCGGCATGGGGGTGGTGTACCGGGCCTTCGACACGCGGCTCAGGCGAGAGGTGGCGCTGAAGTTTCTGCGCGAGGACCTGACGGCCGATCCCGATGCCAAAGCCAGGCTGCTCGTGGAAGCGCAGGCGGTCGCCAGCCTGGAGCATCCCAATATCTGCACGATATACGAGGTGGGCGAAACGGCCGAGGGGCTGCTCTACCTCGCGATGCCCTGCTACGAAGGGGAGACATTACGGGCGAAACTAGAACGAGGTCCGCTACCCCTGGCGGATGCGGTGGGTTACGTTGGCCAGGTTGCGGTTGGACTGCAGCGCGCGCACGCCGCCGGCATCGTACACCGGGACGTCAAGCCGGCCAACATCCTCGTCACCACCGACCGCATCGTCAAAATCCTCGACTTCGGGGTCGCCAGGCGCGCGGAATCCCAATTGACCAGTGTCGGAGCGCAGCTCGGAACGTTGGCCTATATGAGCCCGGAGCAGCTCCGCGGTGAACGGGTGGACCACCGGGCCGACATCTGGGCGCTGGGTGTCGTCTTGTTCGAGCTGTTGACAGGGCAGCGTCCGTTCCAGGGCGAGTATCACTACGCCTTGATGTATGCGCAGTTGAATGAAGATCCGATGTCTCTGCGAACCCTCCGGCCAGAGGTCTCGCCAGCGTACGAGACCCTGATCAACCGATCACTCAGCAAAACGGCGGACGGGCGTTGGCCCGATCTGGCCGCGTTTCTTGTGGCGCTGGAGGCCGCATCCGCGCCGCCGGCCGCGAAGGCGTCCGAGCCGGCAGCCGTTCCTCGCCCCCTGCTCTCGAAAGAGGGCGAGCGCCGGCAAGCCTCCCTACTCCTGATGGTTCTGGGAGGATATGCGCGACTGGCGGAGGAATTACCCCCGTCGGAACTGGAGCAAAAGCATCAATCGCTCCTCCGGGAGGTCGAGCAGATCGTGGGAGCCCATGCCGGCCTGACCTACCGGTTTTCCGGAGAAGAGCTGATTATCCTGTTTGGTCTGCCGGAAGTCCATGAAGACGACGGCCTGCGCGCGGTGCGCGCCGCCACGGCGTTACACGCCGTCATGGGTGATCTGGCGCCGCAGTCGGTCATTACCAGCGGCATGGTGGTCGCGAGGACTACATCGGACGGGAGCGTTCCCTTCGAACTCACGGGTCCGCTGCTGAGCCGGGCCCAGCGCATGGTAGCCCGGTTGGAAGAAGGGGGTATCCTCGTGGATGGGGAGACGTTCCGGCTCGTTCGCTCCCGGTATCACCTCGCGCCGCTGGGGGCCATCTCGGTGGGACGGGGAGAGCCCGTGCCTGTGTATCGGGTGGAGGATGAACGGCGATCGACGCAGCCGCTTCCCGCCGACCTCCGTTTGACGGCCTTTGCGGGCCGGCAGCGCGAAATGGATACGATGGTGCGCTGTTTCGACCGGGTGCGGGGGGGCGAGGGACAGTTCGTGACGTTAAGCGGCGAGGCCGGCCTTGGGAAGAGCCGGCTCCTGTTCGAGTTTCGGGAATCGATCGGCCAGGAGCATGTGGCGCTGCTGATCGGGCGCTGCCAGTCCCAGGCCAGCCGTACCCCTTATTTCCCGTTTATCGACGTGTTGCGCATGGCCGCCGGGGTCGACGCGATAAAGCCGACGGATATCGATGCCGTTCGGGTGGTCGACGCGGTCCGGCACATCGGGGATGTGCTGGAGCCTTACTTGCCGGTGTTGCTCCGGTTGATGGGTCTGGAGCACCCCGACTTTCGCATACCCGCTGCCATGGAGGGAGAACAGCTGCATCGGGCCGTGATGGAAAGTCTGACGGCTTTTCTGACGACCCTGGCCGGCCATCGGCCCCTCGTGGTGGTTCTGGAGGACTGGCACTGGGCCGATGAGGCCTCGCGCAATGCCCTCGCCCTTGTCGTGGACCTGCTCTCTTCCCACCGGATCCTCGTGCTGCTCACGTATCGGCCGACGTTTGTGCCAGATTGGGGGCAGCCCGAGTGCCACGTCCCGATCCGCCTCCGTCCGCTGGAGGCGTTGGAAATCGAGGCCATGATGGCGTCGATGCTGGATGTGACGGAGGTGCCGCGCGATATCGTGAACACACTTATGGAGCGCACCGAGGGGAATCCGTTTTTTCTGGAGGAGCTGTTGAACTCGCTCCAGGAACTACGCGTGCTTTCGGTGGCGGACGGCCGGCTCCTCACGGCCGGCGCCATCGACCAGATCACCATTCCCGCCACCGTTCAAGCCGTGCTGCGCACCCGTATCGATCGCCTTTCGACCGAGGCGCGGACGCTGCTGCTGGCCGCGTCCGTCGTGGGGCGCACGTTTACCTTGCCGCTTTTACAGCGCGTCCTGCCCGAACAGGGTGGGCTCGACGCCTTGCTGGACGGCATACGGCAGACGGGGCTTGTCCAGCAGACCAAGGTGCTCCCGGAAATCGAATACCGGTTTAAACATGCGCTCGTGCAAGACGTGGCCTACGACACCCTCCTCGCCCATCAGCGCAAGCGCTTGCACGGGGCGGTGGGCGAGGCCATCGAGGTGTTATATCCGGAGCGCGCGAACGAACAACCCTTTATGCTCGCCCTACACTTCGCGGAGGCGGAACGCTGGGAGCTCGCCGTGCGGTATGCGAAGCTAACCTCGGAGAAGGCCTGGCAACTCGTGCAATACACGGAAGCCCTGGCGATCAATCAGTCGCTTCTGTCCTGGCTCGACCGCGCCCCGACCACCGCCGAGACGTGGCGTTTACGGCTCGACGTCCTGTTCGCCAACGAGACCATTTTCGAAGGTCTTCATTTTATGGACGAACGACGCGCCTGCCTGGAGGCCATCGAATCGATTATCCAGGCGGAAAAAGACCCCCTGTTGGAATGTGAGTGGTTGTGTCGAAAAGGTGATTTTCTGATCGAGACGATCAACTACGAAGAGGCTCGGATCGTACTGGATCGTGCTGTTGCTCTTGCCGAAGCGGAACACGCCAATCCTCTATTAGGTCGAGCCTTGCGGAGTGTCGGATGGTTGTACTTGCGACAGGAAGACTTTCCAGCGGCCCTTCAGATAAGCCAGCGCGTACTCGAGCTATCGGAACACACATTTACCCCGGAGGAGACCATCGGTGCACTCTTTAATCTCATCTCGATTACGACCAGGATGGGTGATTTTGAGGGAGCACGAGCCTATCTCGACACGGCGCTCAGCCGTTCGACATGGAAAAGCGCCTGGCAACACGCCGCTCTGTTGCAAGCGAAAGCCAAGTATGAGTACGCAATGGGTGAAGTTGAAGCGGCTATTGCTTCCTACAAGGAGTCCTTCGTTGACTGGGAAGCCATGTATGCCGATGGGAAGAATATGTCACCGAAGGGTACGTTCTTCCGATTTTCACTAAACCATCAGGGCCTGGCGGAGATTCTGCGCAGAGAGGGTAGGACAACGGAGGTCGAACAGTTGTATCTAACCGCAATAAATTTACAACGCAAGTCCTCTCTGCGCCGGCCGGGTGAATTGGCCGAATTACTCCTGGTGACTGGAAACTTCTACATGCATAATGGACGTTTTCGGGAGAGTGCGGAGCTCCTCGAAGAGGCCTACTCCATCTTTGAACGATTGCAGATTCGGGATTTGCTCCTCTCCGTTTGCACCAGTCTGGCCATTTTGTATGAACGCATTGAAAACTACCCGGGCGCCATGGTGCACTGGGAACGAGTCGATGAGCTCTCCGTGCAGCTCGGCGACCGGCGCAAGCGTTTTCTCGCGCTGGAGGGCAAAGCGCGTCTGGCGCGGGCTCAGGGGCGAGATGCGGAAATAGTCAGAGATCTGTACAACACCGCGCTTGATTATGCCTCACTGGATGGATTCGAGGAGGAACGCGGTCAGCTACTGAATACAATGGGAATTCTCGATTGGGAGCAAGCAAGGTTTGAAAGCGCCCTCGGGTTTTTTCAAGAGGCGTATCACCTCTATGATCAAAAAGCGGATGCCGTACACGCCGGCCTGATGCTGAACTCCGTCGCATCCACTCAGCTCAAACTCGGCAAAAACGATGAGGCACTAGAAACGTTAATCGAGGCCCTTCGCCTCCACGAACAGACGGGGGAACGCACGCTCAAGGCCCACGCCCTGGCTATGTTGGGAGACGCGCACCGCACGCAAGGGGCTTTCGACAAGGCCCTGGAAGCCTACGGCCGCTCCCTCGAAGTGCGCTGGGCGCTGGAGGATCGGGCCGGCGAGGGATGGATGTTGGAACGTATCGCACAAATCCATACGTTGCGTGGGGAGCACGAACAGGCCCGGAAATCGGCACAAAAAGCCCTCGATATCGCCACGGAGACCGGGGAACGAACGTTACAGGTGGCCTGTATTAACCTCCTGAATCAATTGGCCCTCTTGAATAACTGA
- a CDS encoding FAD-binding oxidoreductase yields MTNATLRLRESGTTTLSADALATLSGVLRGHLVFPTDASYDEDRKLWNGMFDRHPGLIVRCKGPSDVIATIQFARQHKLLFTVKGGGHGMAGHAAYDGTLMIDLSLMRGIRVDPVARTLRAQAGCTWGDVDRESQAFSLVVPGGVVADTGIAGLTLGGGYSWVRRKYGMSIDALLSVDIVTADGRYLTASETENPDLFWAIRGGGGNFGIVTSFEYRAFPLGPEVMLAAAMYPLEDGVKVLRAWRDLVPSLPDEVTTDAILWTVPQSAPFPEAIWGRAFVMLAGVYAGGVEEGRQRLQALREVGTPFFDMSGPIPWIVLQGMFDPFFPKGGRYYFKSAFLNSLGDQAIDAILSHQAARTSPKALTSIRLMGGAIARPGASATGFGNRNAPFLLSIDNLWDKASEDDAQLAWARAYWNDTQRFSNGQMYFNFPGALEEGQSLIKNSFGGNHGRLQSIKAQYDPENMFRMNQNIVPA; encoded by the coding sequence ATGACCAACGCCACGCTCCGTCTCCGCGAATCCGGCACGACGACCCTCTCTGCCGACGCGCTCGCCACCCTGTCCGGCGTCCTGCGAGGACACCTCGTGTTCCCCACCGACGCCTCCTACGACGAGGACCGCAAGTTATGGAACGGGATGTTCGACCGCCACCCCGGATTGATTGTCCGCTGCAAAGGCCCGTCCGACGTGATCGCCACTATCCAGTTTGCCCGGCAGCACAAGCTGTTATTTACGGTAAAAGGCGGCGGCCACGGCATGGCCGGTCACGCCGCCTACGACGGGACGTTGATGATCGACCTGTCCCTCATGCGCGGCATCCGCGTCGATCCTGTTGCGCGAACCTTGCGGGCTCAGGCCGGCTGCACGTGGGGGGATGTCGACCGGGAGAGCCAGGCCTTTTCGCTGGTGGTCCCGGGCGGTGTCGTGGCCGATACGGGCATTGCCGGCCTCACCCTCGGCGGCGGCTATAGCTGGGTGCGGCGCAAATACGGCATGAGCATCGACGCCCTGTTATCGGTGGACATCGTAACCGCCGACGGACGGTATCTGACGGCCAGCGAAACGGAAAACCCCGACTTGTTCTGGGCGATACGCGGCGGAGGCGGGAATTTCGGGATCGTAACCTCCTTCGAATACCGGGCATTTCCGCTGGGCCCCGAGGTGATGCTCGCCGCCGCCATGTATCCGCTGGAGGATGGCGTCAAGGTGCTGCGCGCCTGGCGCGACCTCGTGCCGAGTCTGCCGGACGAGGTGACCACGGATGCTATTTTGTGGACGGTACCTCAATCGGCTCCATTCCCCGAGGCGATCTGGGGCCGGGCGTTCGTGATGCTGGCCGGCGTCTATGCGGGAGGCGTCGAGGAGGGCCGGCAACGCCTCCAAGCGCTGCGTGAAGTAGGCACGCCGTTCTTTGATATGAGCGGCCCGATCCCGTGGATTGTCCTGCAGGGGATGTTCGATCCCTTTTTCCCGAAAGGCGGACGGTACTACTTTAAATCGGCCTTCCTGAACAGCCTCGGCGACCAGGCTATCGATGCGATCCTGAGCCATCAGGCGGCACGCACCTCCCCGAAAGCCCTCACCAGCATCCGGCTCATGGGAGGCGCCATCGCCCGCCCGGGGGCGTCGGCCACCGGGTTCGGCAACCGGAACGCGCCTTTCCTGCTGAGCATCGACAACCTCTGGGACAAAGCCTCCGAAGACGACGCGCAACTCGCTTGGGCGCGGGCGTACTGGAACGACACGCAGCGGTTCTCCAACGGGCAGATGTACTTCAATTTCCCGGGCGCCCTTGAAGAGGGGCAATCGCTAATCAAGAACTCGTTTGGCGGCAACCACGGGCGGTTGCAATCCATCAAGGCGCAATACGACCCCGAGAACATGTTCCGAATGAATCAAAACATCGTGCCGGCGTAA
- a CDS encoding ECF-type sigma factor, with product MDTSAEVTGLLHAWAHGDPDGLGVLIPSVYDELVRIARRRLRGERAHHTLNTHGLVHEAYEQLAALDMVNWEGRSHFFAVVTQIMRHILVDHARARLASKRKGDHVHVALDDHLEIGEETASLLLDLEEALTCLQSVNPRWAQVISFRFYGGFSAEETARELSISVATANRDWQHARDWLNQVMADGRDAARPVL from the coding sequence ATGGACACATCCGCGGAGGTTACCGGGCTTCTTCATGCATGGGCTCATGGAGATCCCGATGGGCTCGGGGTCTTGATTCCGTCCGTTTACGATGAACTGGTTCGAATTGCCCGCCGGCGACTGCGGGGTGAACGCGCGCATCACACGCTGAACACGCACGGCCTGGTGCACGAAGCTTATGAACAGCTGGCGGCGCTCGACATGGTGAATTGGGAGGGGCGTTCGCATTTTTTTGCCGTGGTCACCCAGATCATGCGACACATCCTGGTTGATCATGCCAGGGCGCGGCTGGCGTCTAAACGAAAGGGGGATCATGTACACGTCGCCCTGGATGACCATCTGGAGATTGGTGAAGAGACGGCATCGCTCCTGCTCGATCTGGAAGAGGCCTTAACCTGTTTACAGTCCGTGAATCCTCGTTGGGCCCAGGTGATTTCCTTTCGCTTTTATGGCGGGTTTTCTGCGGAAGAGACGGCCCGTGAATTATCCATCTCTGTGGCAACCGCGAACCGCGACTGGCAACACGCGCGGGATTGGTTGAATCAGGTGATGGCGGACGGACGTGATGCCGCCCGCCCTGTGCTCTAA